Proteins encoded by one window of Nicotiana tabacum cultivar K326 chromosome 10, ASM71507v2, whole genome shotgun sequence:
- the LOC107809704 gene encoding uncharacterized protein LOC107809704: protein MVNKLGFKTEPLQKPYRMRWLDEGRNVQVNKRCLIPFSIGKNYQDKVWCDVMPMDACHLLLGRPWEYGRRAIHDGFKNTYSFVKDGKKIKLLPMNPEDLKSNPKMKETYITRAKVEEHLKEGEEVLIVVPKEVQSITKKESLEVNDPRLQAILDEFHDIVSDTTPSSLPPMSSIQHQIDLIPGIGFRFWKLK from the coding sequence ATGGTTAACAAATTGGGGTTTAAGACAGAGCCATTGCAGAAGCCATACCGCATGAGGTGGTTGGATGAAGGAAGGAATGTACAAGTTAATAAACGATGCCTTATTCCTTTCTCTATAGGCAAGAATTATCAAGATAAGGTCTGGTGTGATGTAATGCCTATGGATGCTTGCCACTTACTGCTTGGGAGACCATGGGAATATGGCAGAAGGGCAATTCATGATGGCTTCAAGAACACTTACTCTTTCGTCAAGGATGGAAAGAAGATCAAATTGCTCCCAATGAACCCTGAAGATTtaaagtcaaatcctaaaatgaAGGAGACATACATTACAAGAGCTAAGGTAGAAGAACACTTGAAGGAAGGAGAGGAAGTGCTTATTGTAGTACCTAAGGAGGTGCAATCTATCACCAAGAAAGAGTCATTAGAAGTTAATGACCCACGACTTCAAGCAATATTGGATGAGTTTCATGATATTGTTTCTGATACTACACCTTCTTCCTTACCACCAATGAGTTCAATACAACATCAAATTGATTTAATTCCCGGGATCGgattccgattttggaagttAAAGTAA